The Halalkalibacter krulwichiae genome has a segment encoding these proteins:
- the yajC gene encoding preprotein translocase subunit YajC, producing MELFGTLLPLILMFAIFYFLLIRPQQKKQKQIREMHSSLQRGDKIITIGGLHGTIDSVDEDVMVILVNDNRKLTFDRAAVREVVNPD from the coding sequence ATGGAGCTTTTTGGAACTCTACTTCCGCTGATCTTAATGTTTGCGATCTTTTACTTCTTACTAATTCGTCCACAACAAAAGAAGCAGAAGCAAATCCGTGAGATGCATAGCTCACTACAGCGTGGAGATAAGATTATTACAATTGGAGGGCTTCACGGAACGATTGATTCTGTTGATGAAGATGTGATGGTCATTCTTGTTAATGATAATCGTAAGCTAACGTTTGATCGTGCAGCGGTTCGTGAAGTAGTTAATCCTGATTGA
- a CDS encoding TIGR04086 family membrane protein gives MAYRGFLPAVLFGLTTILVVALSFSLIVSLVLTFTSLTEQSVSWLITVVAFVTMFIGGMISGGKAKEKGWIAGAVTALLFSLLTFLIQYLGYNNSFTSEQYMYHGGYIVAAAIGGIIGVNLSSNK, from the coding sequence ATGGCTTACAGAGGTTTTCTTCCTGCAGTATTATTTGGCTTAACAACAATTCTTGTAGTGGCCCTTTCTTTTAGTTTGATTGTATCTCTCGTTTTAACATTTACTTCTCTTACTGAACAGTCCGTGAGCTGGCTCATTACAGTCGTTGCATTTGTCACAATGTTTATAGGTGGTATGATTTCTGGTGGAAAAGCTAAGGAGAAAGGGTGGATTGCTGGAGCAGTAACAGCACTGTTGTTTTCACTTTTGACATTCTTAATTCAATATTTAGGCTACAACAACAGTTTTACAAGTGAGCAGTATATGTATCACGGGGGTTACATTGTTGCAGCTGCTATTGGAGGTATCATCGGGGTGAACCTTTCGAGTAATAAATAA